A window of Lepus europaeus isolate LE1 chromosome 11, mLepTim1.pri, whole genome shotgun sequence contains these coding sequences:
- the LOC133769558 gene encoding mitochondrial import inner membrane translocase subunit Tim9-like, translating into MAGQIPEPNQIKQFKEFLETYNKLTETCFMDYIKDFKRDFTREVKPEETSCSENCLQKYFKMTKRISMRFQEYHIQQNEALAAKAGLLG; encoded by the exons ATGGCTGGACAAATACCAGAACCCAATCAGATAAAACAGTTCAAAGAATTTCTTGAAACCTACAATAAACTTACAGAAACCTGCTTTATGGACTAcattaaagatttcaaaagag atttcacaaGAGAGGTAAAGCCTGAAGAGACTAGCTGTTCAGAAAATtgtttacagaaatattttaaaatgacaaaaagaatATCCATGAGATTTCAGGAATACCACATCCAGCAGAATGAAGCACTGGCAGCCAAAGCAGGACTCCTTGGATAA